The following proteins are encoded in a genomic region of Nocardioides renjunii:
- a CDS encoding helix-turn-helix transcriptional regulator yields the protein MSGPTGRLLALLSLLQARRDWPGGVLARRLEVTERTVRRDVDRLRGLGYRVTATKGPDGGYRLESGSELPPLLFDEEQAVALAVALRLATGSGDGTDDAVAQGAARALATVRQVLPSHLRHRVDAVRVTALDRGPAVDPAVIVEVSAAIRRCEVLRFDYGEESPGAPPRRTEAVHLVRRRSRWYVVGWDLDREAWRTYRLDRMRLRTPHGPRFVPRELPAPDVATFVSARFKGSADEDAWPCRGTAVLRAPASEVAPFVGDGDVEALADGTCRVTLGAWSWVALAAAFARFDADVEVVEPPELAAACRVLAARFAGAGG from the coding sequence ATGTCAGGACCCACCGGGCGGCTCCTCGCCCTGCTCTCCCTCCTCCAGGCGCGCCGCGACTGGCCCGGGGGTGTCCTGGCGCGGCGGCTGGAGGTCACCGAGCGCACGGTGCGTCGCGACGTGGATCGCCTGCGCGGGCTGGGCTACCGCGTCACGGCCACGAAGGGACCCGACGGCGGCTACCGGCTGGAGTCGGGCAGCGAGCTCCCTCCCCTGCTCTTCGACGAGGAGCAGGCGGTGGCGCTGGCCGTGGCGCTACGCCTGGCGACCGGCAGCGGCGACGGCACCGACGACGCCGTCGCGCAGGGCGCCGCCCGCGCCCTCGCCACGGTGCGCCAGGTGCTGCCCAGCCACCTGCGCCACCGCGTCGACGCCGTCCGCGTGACGGCGCTCGACCGCGGGCCGGCCGTCGACCCGGCCGTCATCGTCGAGGTGAGCGCGGCGATCCGCCGCTGCGAGGTGCTGCGCTTCGACTACGGCGAGGAGTCGCCCGGCGCGCCACCGCGGCGGACGGAGGCGGTGCACCTGGTCCGGCGTCGCTCCCGCTGGTACGTCGTCGGGTGGGACCTCGACCGCGAGGCCTGGCGGACCTACCGGCTGGACCGGATGCGGCTGCGCACCCCCCACGGGCCGCGCTTCGTGCCGCGCGAGCTGCCGGCGCCCGACGTGGCGACGTTCGTGTCCGCGCGCTTCAAGGGCTCGGCCGACGAGGACGCGTGGCCGTGCCGGGGCACCGCGGTGCTGCGGGCACCCGCCTCCGAGGTGGCGCCCTTCGTCGGCGACGGCGACGTCGAGGCGCTCGCCGACGGCACCTGCCGGGTCACGCTCGGCGCCTGGTCGTGGGTGGCGCTCGCGGCGGCGTTCGCCCGCTTCGACGCCGATGTGGAGGTGGTGGAGCCGCCCGAGCTGGCGGCGGCGTGCCGGGTGCTGGCGGCCCGGTTCGCGGGGGCCGGCGGCTGA
- a CDS encoding VOC family protein — MTIDVTPHLNFRGSAREALELYRDALGGELTIVTYRDAHAVQDPAEGDQVMWGQVAAPSGARVMAYDVPSALPHDAGTIPFFVSLRSADADEVSAAWAGLLDGATVVQDLAPSGWSPLYGMLRDRFGVTWVLDVAVAYPSA, encoded by the coding sequence ATGACCATCGACGTCACCCCGCACCTCAACTTCCGCGGCAGCGCCCGCGAGGCGCTCGAGCTCTACCGCGACGCCCTGGGCGGCGAGCTCACGATCGTCACCTACCGCGACGCCCACGCCGTCCAGGACCCCGCCGAGGGCGACCAGGTCATGTGGGGCCAGGTCGCGGCACCGAGCGGGGCCCGGGTGATGGCCTACGACGTGCCGTCCGCGCTGCCCCACGACGCCGGGACCATCCCGTTCTTCGTCTCGCTCCGCAGCGCCGACGCGGACGAGGTCTCCGCGGCGTGGGCGGGGCTGCTCGACGGCGCGACGGTCGTGCAGGACCTCGCGCCGTCCGGCTGGTCCCCGCTCTACGGCATGCTGCGCGACCGCTTCGGGGTCACCTGGGTGCTGGACGTGGCGGTGGCGTACCCGTCGGCCTGA
- a CDS encoding carbamate kinase, protein MRVLLALGGNAMTNADGRARPEDQIAAAGVAMAAVAGLLEHEHEVVVTHGNGPQVGNLLVKNELAAGVVPPVPLDWCGAQTQATLGFVLMDALDRELDARGIDRRSAALVTRTLVDADDPGFTTPTKPIGRHLPEAEAKLLVGHGETWEDRGEKGWRRVVASPEPQEILDAPAVLALIEAGFVVVANGGGGIPHVRRPDGSLAGVEAVIDKDLGAALLAATTRADVLVIATDVPHAVIRWGEPDAEPLGRLTVAELRAHAADGHFASGSMGPKVDAVCRFVEATGRTGVITSLDQITAAVAGDAGTVVVPTPKGNR, encoded by the coding sequence ATGAGGGTCCTGCTCGCACTCGGCGGCAACGCCATGACGAACGCCGACGGGCGGGCGCGTCCGGAGGACCAGATCGCCGCGGCGGGGGTGGCCATGGCCGCCGTCGCCGGACTGCTCGAGCACGAGCACGAGGTCGTCGTCACCCACGGCAACGGTCCGCAGGTCGGCAACCTGCTCGTGAAGAACGAGCTGGCCGCGGGCGTCGTACCTCCCGTGCCGCTGGACTGGTGCGGGGCACAGACGCAGGCCACCCTCGGCTTCGTCCTCATGGACGCCCTCGACCGCGAGCTCGACGCGCGGGGGATCGACCGGCGCAGCGCCGCGCTGGTGACCCGCACCCTGGTCGACGCCGACGACCCGGGCTTCACCACGCCGACCAAGCCCATCGGACGCCACCTTCCCGAGGCCGAGGCGAAGCTGCTCGTGGGCCACGGCGAGACCTGGGAGGACCGCGGTGAGAAGGGCTGGCGCCGCGTCGTCGCCTCACCCGAGCCGCAGGAGATCCTCGACGCACCGGCCGTGCTCGCCCTCATCGAGGCGGGCTTCGTCGTGGTGGCCAACGGAGGCGGCGGCATCCCGCACGTACGCCGCCCGGACGGGTCGCTGGCCGGCGTGGAGGCCGTCATCGACAAGGACCTCGGCGCCGCGCTCCTGGCCGCGACGACGCGGGCGGACGTCCTCGTCATCGCCACCGACGTGCCGCACGCCGTCATCCGCTGGGGCGAGCCGGACGCTGAGCCGCTCGGCCGCCTCACTGTGGCCGAGCTGCGCGCCCACGCCGCCGACGGCCACTTCGCGTCGGGGTCCATGGGACCCAAGGTCGACGCCGTGTGCCGCTTCGTGGAGGCGACCGGCCGCACCGGCGTCATCACGAGCCTCGACCAGATCACCGCAGCGGTCGCCGGCGACGCCGGCACCGTCGTCGTACCCACCCCGAAAGGAAACCGCTGA
- a CDS encoding barbiturase — translation MPSAIEVRKVPIHSVSDASELTKLIDEGVIAADRVFAIIGKTEGNGGVNDYTRIIADRAFREALVAQGADAEQVKGIPIVWSGGTDGVISPHATIFATTDVPEDDPSRQEMRLTAGFAMSEPILPEEIGYTAMVEKVAAGVKVAMEGAGITDPADVHYVQTKTPLLTIHTIRDAKSRGKTVWTEHTHESMDLSNGVTGLGIAVALGEIDMPSDADIMHNRELYSAVASCSSGVELDQAQIVVVGNATGVGGRYRIGHSVMEDALDADGIWEAIRSAGLDLPERPRTSDLDGRLVNVFLKCEASQDGMVRGRRNAMLDDSDVHWHRQIKAAVGGVTAAVTGDPAVFVSVSAAHQGPEGGGPVAAIVDLG, via the coding sequence ATGCCCAGCGCCATTGAAGTCCGCAAGGTCCCGATCCACTCGGTGTCCGACGCCTCCGAGCTGACGAAGCTGATCGACGAGGGCGTCATCGCCGCCGACCGGGTCTTCGCCATCATCGGCAAGACCGAGGGCAACGGCGGCGTCAATGACTACACGCGGATCATCGCCGACCGCGCGTTCCGCGAGGCCCTCGTCGCCCAGGGCGCCGACGCCGAGCAGGTCAAGGGCATCCCCATCGTGTGGTCGGGCGGCACCGACGGCGTGATCAGCCCGCACGCCACCATCTTCGCGACCACCGACGTCCCCGAGGACGACCCGTCGCGCCAGGAGATGCGGCTCACCGCCGGCTTCGCGATGAGCGAGCCGATCCTGCCCGAGGAGATCGGCTACACCGCGATGGTCGAGAAGGTGGCGGCCGGGGTGAAGGTCGCCATGGAGGGCGCCGGCATCACCGATCCTGCCGACGTGCACTACGTCCAGACCAAGACCCCGCTGCTGACCATCCACACCATCCGCGACGCCAAGTCGCGCGGCAAGACGGTGTGGACCGAGCACACCCACGAGTCGATGGACCTCTCCAACGGCGTCACCGGCCTCGGTATCGCCGTCGCCCTTGGCGAGATCGACATGCCGAGCGACGCCGACATCATGCACAACCGCGAGCTCTACTCCGCTGTCGCCTCGTGCTCGTCGGGCGTCGAGCTCGACCAGGCGCAGATCGTGGTCGTGGGCAACGCCACCGGCGTCGGGGGCCGCTACCGCATCGGCCACTCGGTCATGGAGGACGCCCTCGACGCCGACGGCATCTGGGAGGCCATCCGCTCCGCCGGCCTCGACCTGCCGGAGCGCCCCCGCACCAGCGACCTCGACGGCAGGCTCGTCAACGTCTTCCTCAAGTGCGAGGCCAGCCAGGACGGCATGGTCCGCGGCCGGCGCAACGCCATGCTCGACGACTCCGACGTGCACTGGCACCGCCAGATCAAGGCGGCGGTCGGCGGTGTCACCGCGGCCGTGACCGGGGACCCGGCCGTCTTCGTGTCGGTCTCCGCGGCCCACCAGGGTCCCGAGGGCGGCGGCCCGGTCGCCGCCATCGTCGACCTCGGCTGA